The following are encoded in a window of Sulfitobacter sp. S190 genomic DNA:
- a CDS encoding endonuclease/exonuclease/phosphatase family protein, protein MLWHGDTTVPSQWGLATFVRRSIPVIGQVQGFVHKEYGADGYGDHPRSRSAHGVRVYDHDAARAVSVTHMHGLRDLRGKMDTPARADQARKLRDIARQVSAPGDLRIVCGDFNVQPDSETLAILGRDGLTDLVTRGGFLTTRSAHYTKPGKFADYMMVSDPYAVRRFDVVAAPEVSDHLPLVLEI, encoded by the coding sequence GTGCTTTGGCACGGTGACACCACGGTGCCGTCGCAGTGGGGGCTGGCGACGTTCGTGCGCCGGTCAATACCGGTGATCGGACAGGTGCAGGGGTTTGTGCACAAGGAATATGGCGCGGATGGCTATGGCGATCATCCCCGATCCCGCAGTGCGCATGGGGTGCGGGTGTATGACCACGACGCTGCGCGCGCGGTGAGTGTCACGCATATGCACGGGTTGCGCGATTTGCGCGGCAAGATGGATACGCCGGCGCGTGCCGATCAGGCCCGCAAACTGCGCGATATTGCGCGACAGGTGTCGGCACCGGGCGATTTGCGCATCGTCTGCGGTGATTTCAATGTGCAGCCCGACAGCGAAACACTCGCGATACTGGGCCGTGACGGGCTGACCGATCTGGTCACACGGGGCGGATTTCTCACGACCCGCAGTGCGCATTACACCAAGCCGGGCAAATTTGCCGATTACATGATGGTCAGCGATCCGTATGCCGTCAGACGTTTTGATGTGGTCGCCGCGCCGGAGGTGTCGGACCACTTGCCGCTTGTGCTCGAGATTTGA
- a CDS encoding M3 family oligoendopeptidase, with translation MFQLPFPVRDANASAGAQPLGDLPEWNLDDLYTGEDAAELKRDLDWLEQACNSFAADYEGKLAELDAAGLLECVLRNEKINQIAGRIMSFAGLRYYQQTTDGGRAKFMSDCQEKITNITTPLVFFTLELNKLDTDHLDGLLAQNADLARYKPIFDRIRAMQPYQLSDELEKFMHDLGVVGDAWERLFDETIAGLEFDVDGEIMGIEGTLNLLTDPERSRREAGARELAAVFQNNVKTFARVHNTQAKEKEIIDRWRGMETAQTGRHLSNQVEPEVVEALRNAVVNAYPKLSHRYYELKRKWLGLDVMQVWDRNAPLPMEDPKIVDWAAAERTVMDAYSAFDSRMGELAKPFFTDGWIDAGVKPGKAPGAFAHPTVTDVHPYVMLNYLGKPRDVMTLAHELGHGVHQVLAAGQGEMLSSTPLTLAETASVFGEMLTFRKMLDGAKTQTERKVLLAGKVEDMINTVVRQIAFYDFECKLHAARRGGELTPEDINALWMSVQAESLGPAFEFMEGYETFWAYIPHFVHSPFYVYAYAFGDGLVNALYAVYAEGEEGFEEKYFDMLKAGGSKHHKELLAPFGLDASDPAFWDKGLSMISGFIDELEAMED, from the coding sequence ATGTTTCAGCTTCCCTTCCCCGTGCGCGACGCCAATGCCTCTGCGGGCGCACAGCCGTTGGGCGATCTGCCCGAATGGAACCTCGATGATCTCTACACCGGCGAGGACGCGGCAGAACTGAAGCGTGATCTCGACTGGCTCGAGCAGGCCTGCAACAGCTTTGCCGCCGACTACGAAGGCAAACTGGCCGAACTCGACGCGGCGGGTCTGCTGGAGTGCGTGCTGCGCAACGAAAAGATCAACCAGATCGCGGGCCGCATCATGTCGTTTGCGGGGCTGCGCTACTACCAGCAGACGACCGACGGCGGACGCGCCAAATTCATGTCCGATTGCCAGGAAAAGATCACCAATATCACCACGCCGCTGGTGTTCTTCACGCTCGAGCTGAACAAGCTCGACACCGACCACCTCGACGGGCTGCTGGCGCAAAACGCCGATCTGGCGCGCTACAAACCCATCTTCGACCGCATCCGCGCCATGCAACCCTACCAACTCAGCGACGAGCTCGAGAAATTCATGCACGATCTGGGCGTGGTGGGCGACGCGTGGGAACGGCTGTTCGACGAAACCATCGCGGGTCTGGAATTCGACGTGGACGGTGAAATCATGGGGATCGAGGGCACGCTGAACCTGCTGACCGACCCCGAGCGCAGCCGCCGCGAGGCGGGCGCGCGCGAACTGGCCGCAGTGTTCCAGAACAACGTCAAAACCTTTGCCCGCGTGCACAACACGCAAGCCAAGGAAAAGGAAATCATCGACCGCTGGCGCGGCATGGAAACGGCCCAAACCGGCCGCCACCTGTCCAATCAGGTCGAACCCGAGGTGGTCGAGGCCCTGCGCAACGCGGTCGTCAACGCCTACCCCAAACTCAGCCACCGGTACTATGAGCTGAAACGCAAATGGCTCGGTCTCGACGTGATGCAGGTCTGGGACCGTAACGCGCCCTTGCCGATGGAAGACCCGAAAATCGTCGATTGGGCCGCCGCCGAACGCACCGTGATGGACGCCTATTCCGCGTTCGATTCCCGCATGGGCGAGCTGGCCAAACCCTTCTTTACCGACGGCTGGATCGACGCGGGCGTAAAACCCGGCAAGGCGCCGGGTGCCTTTGCCCATCCCACCGTGACGGACGTGCACCCGTACGTGATGCTCAACTATCTGGGCAAACCGCGCGACGTGATGACACTCGCGCACGAACTGGGCCACGGGGTGCATCAGGTGCTGGCCGCCGGACAGGGCGAAATGCTCTCCTCCACCCCGCTCACGCTGGCCGAAACGGCCTCCGTTTTCGGCGAAATGCTCACCTTCCGCAAAATGCTCGACGGGGCCAAGACGCAAACCGAACGCAAGGTGCTGCTGGCGGGCAAGGTCGAAGACATGATCAACACCGTCGTGCGGCAGATCGCGTTCTACGATTTCGAGTGCAAACTGCACGCGGCACGCCGCGGCGGAGAGCTGACGCCCGAAGACATCAACGCGCTGTGGATGTCGGTGCAGGCCGAATCCCTCGGCCCCGCCTTCGAATTCATGGAAGGGTACGAGACTTTCTGGGCCTACATCCCCCACTTCGTCCACTCACCCTTCTACGTCTACGCCTACGCCTTTGGCGACGGTCTGGTAAACGCGCTCTATGCCGTCTACGCCGAAGGCGAGGAAGGCTTCGAGGAGAAATACTTCGACATGCTCAAGGCGGGCGGCTCGAAACACCACAAGGAGCTTCTCGCTCCCTTCGGTCTCGACGCCTCCGATCCTGCGTTCTGGGACAAGGGCCTGTCGATGATTTCGGGCTTCATCGACGAACTGGAAGCGATGGAAGACTGA
- a CDS encoding amidohydrolase, whose protein sequence is MPPEPRAPAKAPPPGAVDAHVHLVAGCDEYALWDGRVENPAPGPTLDGWLALFREHLDTLGLTRAVIVHSILYGTDNSVTVEAVRRMGGVARGVGLLPDGATEAQIDQFTDWNMDAVRLNYVHGGVLTWDGARAMAPALAERGLHIQMLCHADRHMADIAADVRALPCPVVFDHVAWPSDGLDPNGSGIDTLCGLLADGHAFVKLSALYRMCDAPYTDADALVSRLIAANPERCLWASDWPHLMLNGTAMPDAAALLDAFDRVVPDDATRTRILCDTPANLFRF, encoded by the coding sequence ATGCCCCCCGAACCACGCGCCCCCGCCAAAGCCCCGCCCCCCGGCGCGGTGGACGCCCATGTGCATCTGGTCGCGGGGTGTGACGAATATGCCTTATGGGACGGAAGGGTCGAAAACCCCGCCCCCGGCCCCACGCTCGACGGCTGGCTGGCGCTTTTCCGTGAACATCTCGATACGCTGGGGCTGACCCGCGCGGTGATCGTGCATTCCATCCTTTACGGCACTGACAACAGCGTGACCGTCGAAGCGGTGCGCCGCATGGGGGGTGTGGCACGGGGCGTGGGGTTGCTGCCCGATGGCGCGACCGAGGCACAGATCGACCAGTTCACCGATTGGAACATGGACGCGGTGCGGCTCAATTACGTGCACGGCGGGGTGCTGACATGGGACGGTGCGCGCGCCATGGCGCCCGCGCTCGCCGAACGGGGGCTGCACATCCAGATGCTCTGCCACGCCGATCGCCACATGGCCGATATTGCCGCCGACGTGCGGGCTCTGCCCTGCCCGGTGGTTTTCGACCATGTCGCTTGGCCCTCGGACGGGCTTGATCCAAACGGCTCCGGGATCGACACGCTCTGCGGGTTGCTGGCAGACGGGCACGCTTTCGTCAAACTCTCGGCCCTCTACCGGATGTGCGATGCGCCCTACACCGACGCTGACGCGCTGGTGTCACGCCTGATTGCCGCCAATCCCGAAAGATGCCTCTGGGCTAGCGACTGGCCCCACCTGATGCTCAACGGTACGGCAATGCCCGATGCCGCCGCCCTTCTGGACGCATTCGACAGGGTTGTGCCCGATGACGCGACCCGCACCCGCATCCTGTGCGACACCCCCGCAAATTTGTTCCGTTTTTAA
- a CDS encoding ATP-dependent DNA ligase — protein MRAFADLFNAIDQSTKTTVKVNALADYFQNAAEVDKIWTIALFSGRRPKRAVTTTKLREWGAEVAGIPLWLFEECYPIVGDLAETIALVLPPNTTTDNRPLSQWITDLRAVYKQDEEAKKAFVLDAWARLGGTERFIFNKLITGGMRVGVSQKLMTRALARATDRDEAELAHRLMGNWHPDDTTWYALIEAEDASADASRPYPFYLAYALEDGPEALENTADWRAEWKWDGIRGQLILRGGEHFVWSRGEELMTDRFPELARAVDYLPDGTVLDGELLVWHASDPHPASFNTLQPRIGRKTVPKKLLADAPVVLHAYDLLEHQGADMREHPFAQRRATLETLCADLPPDAPVRLSPQLPFDDWSDLHSYRDGARDAHAEGLMLKRADSPYLAGRKKGDWWKWKLAPLTIDAVMIYAQSGSGRRANLFTDFTFAVWDGDALVPFTKAYSGLTDAEFRKITNWVRKNTQQRFGPVRQVTPHHVFEIAFEGIQASPRHKSGVALRFPRMLRWRQDKPLAEANTLDDLKDMLATYG, from the coding sequence ATGAGAGCCTTTGCCGATCTCTTCAACGCCATCGACCAGTCGACCAAAACAACCGTCAAGGTCAACGCGCTGGCCGACTATTTCCAGAATGCCGCCGAGGTCGACAAGATCTGGACCATCGCGCTCTTCTCCGGTCGCCGTCCTAAACGCGCCGTAACCACGACCAAGCTGCGCGAATGGGGGGCCGAGGTGGCGGGCATCCCTTTGTGGCTATTCGAGGAATGCTACCCGATCGTGGGCGATCTGGCTGAAACCATCGCGCTGGTGCTGCCGCCGAACACCACCACCGACAACCGCCCCCTGTCACAATGGATCACCGATCTGCGCGCGGTCTACAAACAGGACGAAGAGGCCAAGAAAGCCTTCGTGCTGGACGCATGGGCGCGCCTTGGCGGGACGGAGCGTTTCATCTTCAACAAGCTCATCACCGGCGGCATGCGGGTGGGCGTCAGCCAGAAACTGATGACCCGCGCGCTGGCCCGCGCCACCGACCGCGACGAAGCCGAACTGGCCCACCGGCTCATGGGCAACTGGCACCCCGACGATACGACATGGTACGCGCTGATCGAAGCCGAGGACGCCAGCGCCGACGCTTCGCGCCCCTATCCGTTCTATCTGGCCTACGCGCTCGAGGACGGGCCCGAGGCGCTGGAGAACACCGCTGATTGGCGCGCCGAATGGAAGTGGGATGGCATCCGCGGCCAGCTGATCCTGCGCGGGGGCGAACATTTCGTCTGGTCGCGGGGCGAAGAGCTGATGACCGACCGCTTTCCCGAACTCGCCCGCGCGGTGGACTATCTGCCCGACGGCACCGTGCTCGATGGCGAATTGCTGGTCTGGCACGCGAGCGATCCGCATCCGGCCAGCTTCAATACGCTGCAACCGCGCATCGGGCGCAAGACGGTCCCGAAAAAGCTGCTGGCCGACGCGCCGGTCGTGCTGCACGCCTATGATCTGCTTGAGCACCAAGGCGCCGACATGCGCGAGCACCCCTTTGCACAGCGGCGTGCCACGCTTGAAACGCTATGCGCCGATCTGCCCCCCGACGCGCCCGTGCGCCTGTCACCACAACTGCCCTTTGACGACTGGTCCGATCTGCACAGCTACCGTGACGGTGCCCGCGATGCCCACGCCGAAGGGTTGATGCTCAAACGCGCCGACAGCCCCTATCTTGCGGGCCGCAAAAAGGGCGATTGGTGGAAATGGAAACTCGCGCCGCTGACGATCGACGCGGTGATGATCTATGCCCAGTCGGGATCGGGGCGGCGGGCGAACCTGTTCACCGATTTCACCTTTGCCGTCTGGGACGGGGACGCGTTGGTGCCCTTCACCAAGGCCTACTCCGGTCTGACCGACGCCGAATTTCGCAAGATCACGAATTGGGTGCGCAAGAACACGCAACAGCGGTTCGGCCCCGTGCGGCAAGTGACCCCGCACCACGTCTTCGAAATCGCGTTCGAGGGGATACAGGCCTCCCCCCGCCACAAATCCGGCGTGGCGCTGCGCTTTCCGCGCATGCTACGCTGGCGGCAGGACAAACCACTGGCCGAGGCCAACACACTCGACGATCTCAAGGACATGCTGGCCACCTATGGGTAA
- a CDS encoding ligase-associated DNA damage response exonuclease, with product MTQQPVLTFTPEGIYCAAGDFYIDPWRQVDRALITHGHADHARWGMGRYLATHDALPVMRHRLGDITAEGIAYGERRQIGGATVSFHPAGHVPGSAQIRVEVGGEIWVASGDYKVIDDGLSAPFEPVKCHHFITESTFGLPVFSWAPQHSVAEEINGWWRACAAAGKTAMLGAYSLGKAQRLISMLDPGIGPILCHTAIENTNAVLRGQNITLPDTTLADKDVTAKTHPGAMVLAPPSALGSAWARKFGPLESGFASGWMAMRGVRRRRAGDRGFIISDHADWAGLLWALRQTEAENIYVTHGYTDIFARYLNEQGWNAQVVPTQFEGESLDAQDDTGEAA from the coding sequence ATGACACAGCAACCCGTCCTCACTTTCACCCCCGAAGGCATCTATTGTGCTGCCGGTGATTTCTACATCGATCCGTGGCGACAGGTGGACCGCGCCCTGATCACCCACGGCCATGCCGACCACGCCCGCTGGGGCATGGGGCGGTATCTGGCCACCCACGACGCCCTGCCCGTCATGCGCCACCGCTTGGGGGATATCACCGCCGAGGGCATCGCCTACGGTGAACGGCGCCAGATCGGCGGGGCAACCGTGTCGTTCCATCCCGCGGGCCACGTGCCCGGCTCTGCGCAGATCCGGGTCGAGGTGGGCGGCGAAATCTGGGTGGCGTCGGGCGATTACAAAGTGATCGACGACGGGCTGTCGGCCCCGTTCGAGCCGGTCAAATGCCACCATTTCATCACCGAAAGCACCTTTGGCCTGCCGGTGTTCAGCTGGGCCCCGCAGCACAGCGTCGCCGAGGAGATCAACGGATGGTGGCGGGCCTGCGCTGCGGCAGGCAAAACCGCCATGCTGGGGGCGTATTCGCTGGGCAAGGCGCAGCGGCTCATCTCGATGCTGGACCCCGGCATCGGCCCGATCCTGTGCCATACGGCGATCGAGAATACCAACGCCGTGTTACGCGGGCAGAACATCACGCTGCCCGACACCACGCTGGCCGACAAGGACGTCACCGCCAAAACCCACCCCGGCGCGATGGTGCTGGCACCGCCCTCGGCGCTCGGCTCTGCGTGGGCGCGCAAATTCGGCCCGCTCGAAAGCGGCTTTGCCTCGGGCTGGATGGCGATGCGCGGCGTGCGGCGGCGGCGGGCGGGCGACCGCGGCTTTATCATCTCCGACCACGCCGACTGGGCGGGCCTGCTGTGGGCCCTCCGACAGACCGAAGCGGAAAACATATATGTAACGCATGGTTACACCGATATCTTCGCGCGATACCTGAACGAACAGGGCTGGAACGCGCAAGTCGTCCCCACCCAGTTCGAGGGCGAATCCCTCGACGCGCAGGACGACACGGGCGAAGCCGCATGA
- a CDS encoding alpha/beta fold hydrolase, with protein MPLTPAPLFTDVHPGPDPAAAYWADTSDGLQIRLGVWTQPDARGTVLLFPGRTEYVEKYGPAAGEFAARGLATIAVDWRGQGLASRMLPDRLTGHVESFSDYQKDVATVMRAARELNLPRPYFLVAHSMGGCIGLRAVMEGLSVQAACFTGPMWGIHISPHMRIAARVLSTLMPKLNQGHRLPPSTSVAPYVLTEPFDDNMLTTDQQMYDMMIDQIQAHPDLQLGGPSFTWLREALSETKHLASRAAPNLPCITFLGSNERIVDVPRIHARMENWKGGRLQIVEGGEHEILMEVEAIRGPVFDDMVKLFLQTATG; from the coding sequence ATGCCCCTGACGCCTGCCCCCCTGTTTACGGATGTACACCCGGGACCCGATCCCGCGGCGGCCTATTGGGCCGACACATCCGATGGGTTGCAGATCCGTTTGGGCGTCTGGACCCAACCGGACGCCCGCGGCACGGTGCTGCTGTTTCCCGGGCGCACGGAATATGTCGAAAAATACGGGCCCGCGGCGGGTGAATTCGCCGCCCGCGGGCTTGCCACCATCGCGGTGGACTGGCGCGGTCAGGGACTGGCCTCGCGCATGTTGCCCGACCGGCTGACAGGCCACGTCGAAAGCTTTTCCGACTATCAGAAAGACGTGGCCACCGTGATGCGCGCCGCGCGTGAGCTGAACCTGCCGCGGCCCTATTTCCTCGTGGCGCACTCCATGGGCGGCTGCATCGGCCTGCGTGCCGTGATGGAGGGGCTGTCGGTACAGGCCGCCTGCTTCACCGGTCCGATGTGGGGTATCCACATCAGCCCGCACATGCGCATTGCCGCGCGTGTGCTGTCGACCCTAATGCCGAAACTCAACCAGGGCCACCGCCTGCCCCCCTCGACCAGCGTCGCGCCCTATGTGCTGACCGAACCTTTCGACGACAACATGCTGACCACAGACCAGCAGATGTATGACATGATGATCGACCAGATACAGGCGCATCCCGATCTGCAACTGGGCGGCCCCAGCTTTACGTGGCTGCGCGAGGCGCTGTCGGAAACCAAACATCTGGCCAGCCGCGCCGCCCCCAATCTGCCCTGCATCACCTTTCTGGGCAGCAATGAACGCATCGTCGACGTGCCGCGGATCCACGCCCGCATGGAGAACTGGAAAGGCGGGCGTCTGCAGATCGTCGAGGGCGGCGAGCACGAAATCCTGATGGAGGTCGAGGCCATCCGCGGTCCGGTATTCGACGACATGGTCAAACTTTTCCTGCAAACCGCGACTGGCTAG
- a CDS encoding SCP2 sterol-binding domain-containing protein gives MSDIVNEAVKVLNEKLAGEDIGGTAKFDIEGEGAVMIDDAGARAGDEEADVTMSADSDTFRGIIEGDINPTSAFMSGKLSVDGDMGMAMKLASALA, from the coding sequence ATGAGCGATATTGTGAACGAAGCGGTCAAGGTGCTGAACGAAAAGCTGGCGGGTGAAGACATTGGCGGCACCGCCAAGTTCGACATCGAAGGCGAAGGCGCCGTGATGATCGACGACGCCGGCGCACGCGCGGGCGACGAAGAAGCAGACGTGACCATGTCCGCCGATTCCGACACGTTCCGCGGCATCATCGAAGGCGACATCAACCCGACGTCCGCTTTCATGTCCGGCAAGCTCAGCGTCGATGGCGATATGGGCATGGCGATGAAACTGGCCTCCGCTCTGGCCTGA
- a CDS encoding tetratricopeptide repeat protein, with amino-acid sequence MRIPTVNLKHTVTALGLTLLLVGPVMGQQDTQELLETLRTATPEGASAAERNLERAWSKSGSAAMDLLLKRGRDALATGDIDKAIDHLTALTDHAPDFAEGYHARATAFFRAEMYGLALDDLEMALALNPDNFNAIFGLAVIFAELGDARRAASLYRRVLALNPHHENATKALDALRAQGIGRTL; translated from the coding sequence ATGCGTATCCCGACCGTCAACCTCAAACATACCGTTACGGCACTTGGCCTGACTTTGTTGCTTGTTGGTCCCGTCATGGGGCAACAGGATACGCAGGAATTGCTCGAGACGTTGCGCACGGCGACGCCGGAGGGGGCCTCTGCGGCCGAGCGCAATCTGGAGCGGGCGTGGTCGAAATCGGGATCGGCGGCGATGGATCTGCTCCTCAAGCGCGGGCGCGACGCGCTGGCGACCGGTGATATCGACAAGGCCATCGACCATCTGACCGCGCTGACGGACCATGCGCCGGATTTCGCCGAAGGCTATCACGCCCGTGCCACCGCGTTCTTCCGCGCCGAAATGTACGGTCTGGCGCTGGATGATCTGGAGATGGCGCTGGCGCTGAACCCCGATAATTTCAACGCGATTTTCGGGCTGGCGGTGATTTTTGCCGAATTGGGCGACGCACGCCGCGCGGCAAGTCTCTACCGGCGGGTTCTGGCGTTGAACCCGCACCACGAAAATGCCACCAAGGCGCTGGATGCGCTGCGCGCGCAGGGCATTGGACGTACTCTCTGA
- a CDS encoding helicase-related protein: protein MNTQGRIVAVLGPTNTGKTTYAIERMLGHRSGIIGLPLRLLAREVYDRIVAARGPSVVALVTGEERIVPPRTQYWVCTVEAMPEGMGADFVAVDEIQLCADPERGHVFTDRLLRMRGLHETLFMGADTMRGTIAALVPEAQFVKRERMSQLTYAGQKKISRMRPRSAIVGFSVENVYAIAELIRRQKGGAAVVMGALSPRTRNAQVDMYQNGEVDYLVATDAIGMGLNLDVDHVAFSSLSKFDGRRMRPLAPNELAQIAGRAGRGMKHGTFGVTGDARPLDDGVARAIMDHQFTPQNKINWRNPALQFGSIDRLIMSLEVAPDDERLVKAREADDLRALKALSDDAEITARCTDGPSVRLLWDVCRIPDFRGISHAEHANLLEVIFNHLHQRGSIPDDWLARQIKRIDRTDGDIDALSKRLAFIRTWTYVTQRKGWTNDETHWRGEARVVEDRLSDALHERLTQRFVDRRTSVLLRRLGQKEAMVAEVNDTGEVTVEGEFVGKLDGFRFRADKGAGAAEDKTIKTAALQALAPQFHLRADRFYNAPDTEIDFTEQGGLMWGSSAVGKLVAGSDPLKPDVEVFVDDVAGPEVAQKVQRRLQHFIERKVAALFEPLIAVQKDETLTGLARGFAFRMVENFGIIPRAAVADEVKALDQDARGALRKHGIRFGQFTIFMPLLLKPAPTRLRLVLWSLQQKLGEFPESPPPGLVTIPVEAGAPAGADTMAGYRNAGERAIRIDMLERLADMLRGEDSRGGFEAKADMLSISGTTLEQFAVLMEGLGYRAEKGERAKVKPADAVMPHDGTFEAMDPADDTVVAEKVAEGADDRPEADAPDKPVMDVAAEEPAGGIVATPDPDAAGDMPEEVTGIEDAGIAPIVSEPAEDAEIDAAIPDMSETETPVGTAPDADVAGPDMEVFYTFTWGRQQQRRGGGGGDANRGRGGGKGKGGKPGGAPRGKKGPRDGGKGGKTQNFSARPPKKEKAIDPDNPFAAALMGLKDDK from the coding sequence GTGAACACGCAAGGACGGATCGTGGCCGTATTGGGCCCGACCAACACAGGCAAGACGACATACGCGATCGAGCGCATGCTGGGCCACCGGTCCGGGATCATCGGGTTACCGCTGCGGCTGCTGGCGCGCGAGGTGTATGACCGCATCGTCGCGGCGCGCGGCCCGTCGGTGGTGGCGCTGGTCACCGGCGAGGAACGCATCGTGCCGCCGCGCACGCAATACTGGGTCTGCACCGTTGAAGCGATGCCCGAGGGCATGGGCGCGGATTTCGTGGCGGTCGACGAAATACAATTGTGCGCCGATCCGGAGCGGGGCCACGTGTTTACCGACCGTCTGCTGCGGATGCGCGGCCTGCACGAGACGCTGTTCATGGGGGCCGACACCATGCGCGGCACCATTGCGGCGCTGGTCCCCGAAGCGCAGTTCGTCAAGCGAGAACGGATGAGCCAGCTGACCTATGCAGGTCAGAAAAAGATAAGCCGGATGCGCCCGCGCAGTGCGATTGTCGGATTTTCGGTTGAGAATGTATATGCGATTGCCGAGCTGATCCGCCGCCAGAAAGGCGGTGCGGCGGTGGTCATGGGTGCCCTCAGCCCGCGGACCCGCAATGCGCAGGTCGACATGTACCAGAACGGTGAGGTCGATTATCTGGTGGCGACCGATGCCATCGGCATGGGCCTGAACCTCGACGTGGATCACGTGGCGTTTTCATCGCTGAGCAAATTCGACGGTCGCCGGATGCGCCCGCTTGCGCCCAATGAACTGGCCCAGATTGCCGGCCGGGCGGGGCGCGGGATGAAGCACGGCACCTTTGGCGTCACCGGCGATGCGCGGCCCCTAGACGACGGGGTCGCCCGTGCGATCATGGATCACCAGTTCACGCCGCAGAACAAGATCAACTGGCGCAATCCCGCCCTGCAATTCGGCAGCATCGACCGGTTGATCATGTCGCTGGAAGTCGCACCGGACGACGAGCGGTTGGTCAAGGCCCGCGAGGCCGACGACCTGCGTGCCCTCAAGGCGCTGTCGGATGATGCGGAAATCACGGCGCGCTGTACCGACGGCCCGTCGGTGCGATTGCTGTGGGATGTGTGCCGCATTCCCGACTTTCGTGGCATCAGCCATGCCGAGCATGCGAACCTGCTGGAGGTCATATTCAACCACCTGCACCAGCGCGGATCCATCCCCGACGATTGGCTGGCGCGGCAAATAAAACGGATTGATCGAACCGATGGCGACATTGATGCGTTGTCTAAACGACTGGCCTTTATCCGCACATGGACCTACGTCACCCAGCGCAAAGGGTGGACGAATGACGAAACCCATTGGCGCGGCGAGGCCCGTGTCGTAGAAGACAGACTGTCGGACGCCTTGCACGAACGTCTGACCCAGAGATTTGTAGACCGGCGCACATCCGTGCTTTTGCGCCGGCTAGGACAGAAGGAAGCCATGGTGGCCGAAGTAAACGATACCGGTGAAGTGACCGTCGAAGGCGAATTTGTAGGCAAGCTGGACGGGTTCCGTTTCCGCGCCGACAAGGGCGCAGGCGCGGCCGAGGACAAGACGATCAAGACCGCCGCGCTTCAGGCGTTGGCGCCGCAATTTCATCTGCGGGCGGATCGTTTTTACAACGCACCCGACACCGAGATCGATTTCACCGAGCAGGGGGGCCTGATGTGGGGGTCGTCCGCGGTGGGCAAGCTGGTGGCGGGGTCCGACCCGCTCAAGCCGGACGTCGAGGTTTTCGTGGACGATGTCGCAGGCCCGGAAGTGGCCCAGAAGGTGCAGCGCCGCCTGCAGCACTTTATCGAGCGCAAGGTCGCGGCCCTGTTCGAGCCGTTGATTGCGGTCCAGAAAGACGAAACGCTGACCGGTCTCGCGCGCGGTTTTGCGTTCCGGATGGTCGAGAATTTCGGCATCATCCCGCGGGCGGCCGTGGCAGATGAGGTCAAAGCGCTCGATCAGGACGCACGCGGTGCCTTGCGCAAACATGGCATCCGTTTTGGCCAGTTCACGATTTTCATGCCGCTGCTGTTGAAGCCCGCGCCGACGCGCCTGCGTCTGGTGCTGTGGTCGTTGCAGCAGAAGCTGGGAGAATTCCCTGAATCCCCGCCCCCCGGTCTGGTCACCATTCCGGTCGAGGCGGGCGCACCTGCGGGGGCGGACACGATGGCAGGGTACCGCAACGCGGGCGAACGGGCGATCCGGATCGACATGCTGGAGCGGTTGGCCGACATGCTGCGGGGCGAGGATTCGCGCGGCGGGTTCGAGGCCAAGGCCGACATGCTGTCGATCTCGGGCACCACGCTGGAGCAATTTGCCGTGCTGATGGAAGGGCTGGGCTACCGCGCCGAAAAGGGTGAGCGGGCCAAGGTCAAACCCGCTGACGCGGTCATGCCGCATGACGGCACATTTGAGGCGATGGACCCTGCCGACGACACCGTTGTGGCCGAGAAGGTCGCAGAGGGCGCCGACGACCGGCCCGAGGCCGATGCGCCTGACAAACCGGTGATGGATGTGGCCGCGGAGGAGCCCGCGGGCGGCATCGTGGCCACGCCGGACCCGGACGCGGCAGGCGATATGCCAGAGGAGGTCACCGGCATCGAGGATGCGGGCATCGCGCCCATCGTATCGGAGCCCGCGGAAGACGCGGAAATCGATGCGGCGATCCCCGACATGTCTGAAACCGAAACACCCGTGGGCACGGCGCCCGATGCCGATGTGGCGGGGCCGGATATGGAAGTGTTCTATACCTTCACATGGGGCCGCCAACAGCAGCGCCGCGGGGGCGGTGGCGGCGACGCAAATCGCGGTCGCGGCGGCGGCAAGGGTAAGGGCGGCAAGCCCGGCGGCGCCCCGCGCGGCAAGAAAGGGCCCCGCGACGGCGGCAAGGGCGGCAAGACACAGAACTTCTCTGCCCGACCGCCGAAGAAGGAAAAAGCGATTGACCCTGACAACCCGTTTGCGGCCGCTCTGATGGGCCTCAAAGACGACAAGTGA